CCAGATCCTCGGCGACGACCACCCCGAAACCCTGCGCAGCGCCAACAACCTCGCCAGCGACCTGCACGCACTCGGGGAGTACGAGGCGGCGCGCCACCTGAACGAGGACACCCTCCGGCGCCTCCGCCAGATCCTCGGCGACAATCACCCCAACACCCTGCGCAGTGCCAACAACCTCGCTAACACCCTCAACCAACTCGGCGACTACCAGGCCGCCCGCGAGTGGCTCGAATTCGCCCAGGGTCACCACACCTAGCCGGGAAAGACCCGCAACCCTCCGTGCTTGGAAGTTGCGTCCAGCTCAAAGGGCTGAATACGACACAGTCAGATACGTCACCATGCCAATCTCACGCCCCTTCCCCGTCCGACTGATCACGTACGCGGTTGCAGAGTGCTTGCCGTTCCCGGTCCCTGGGAGCCAGCTGCCTTGCCCGCCACAGCGCGAACGGCGCCAGTCCCACAACAGGACGTGATCACCCTTGGGTGCCGGCAGACGGAGATCTCCATGATCGGCGAAGGTGACCGCCATCGCGCCCACCGCGACGGGCCAGCCGATTCGTAGCTCACGAATGTTTCAGCGTCGAACCCTGGCCATTCACCGAACATGCAGGGGGCGCGGACCCTGTTTTCACAGGTCAAGCGCCGCCCGGAACGCGAAGCCAAAGATTCTGGCTGGTGGGAATGTTTCACCGGCCGGGACGGAGCATCGTTACGGCGCGCCCTCGGGGCGTTGCCCTGCTTCCTCCTTCGAAGGGGTTGATGACCATGACGCTTGGTGGTTCCGCGAGTGCGGTTCTGGAGCGGACCGAGGCGCCACCGCTCGGCCTGCTGGACGAGTTCCAGCTCGATGTGCAGGTGACGGTCGAGGCGGCGCCCGGATACACGATGCGGGCGTGCGACACGAGCGACACCTGTGGTTCGACCTGCGCTTCGGCGTGCGCCAGCGACTGACCCGGTGACGGCTGCGGCGCCGGCTCGCCGGTCGTGCCCGTTCGGCGAGCCGGCGACCGCAGTGTGCGACGGAGGTGTGATGGTCGACGTGGAGCTGCCGCTGTACCGCCATGCTGGCGGTGCGATGCTGCGGGCGGCGGTCCTTCCGCTGTCCCAGCAGCCGGAGGACTGGCCGACGTTGTCCGATCCGGACTCGTGCCGGTCGTGGCTACGCGCCGCATGGACGCTGCCCGGGTTTGCCGACGCGATCCGCTACGCGAGTGGGTCGTTCGCCGCTCAGGTCGAGTCGGTTCTCGACGACGACGAGGCGGCGGGCGGCAAGCAGGTTCGACGGGTGACGTCGGCGGTCGTGCGCTACCTGTTGCGTTCCCTGGGAAGGCCGACTCCCTTCGGCTTGTTCGCCGGTGTCGCCGGGGTCCGTATCGGCGAGGGCGTACGTGCGTACCGGGGATCGGCCCACCGGCTGGTCCTGCGGGCGGACACGCTGTGGTTGGACGACGTGGTGGAGCAGCTGGAGAGGCTGCCCGACCTGCTCACTCACCTGGACGTCGTGGTCTGCGATCTGTTGGTCGAACGCGGCGACCGGATCGAGATGCCTCGCGGACCAGGGCGGGTAACGGTACGTAACACGGCGGTGATGCGTCTCGTCCGTGACCTGGCGGCCAAGCCGATCCCGTTCCACCTTCTGCTCGACCAGGTCGCCCTCGCGTTTCCTGCCGCCCCTGCCGCGGATGTCCGCCGTGTGCTCGGTGACCTGGTCGCCCAAGGCATCCTGATCACGGGTCTGCGTGCGCCTATGACGGTGTCCGACCCGCTGGCGCATGTGATCGCGGCCGTCGAGCGTGCCATGGTCGGCGACGGCGAGGCGACCGCCGCCATGCTGGGCGATCTCCGCGCCGCCCAGCAGCTGATCCGGACGCACAACGACGACCACACCAAGCCGAGCACGCAGGCACGGCTCCGGGAGGAGGCATCGGAACGGATGCGGCGCCTGTCGCCAGCCGGCCGGACATCGCTGGCCGGGGACCTGCACCTCGACTGCGACATCGCTGTTCCCACCGACCTCGCCGATGAGATGGCCCACGCGGCTGGTGCGTTGCTGCGTCTCACGCGCCAGCCGCGTCCGGACCAGGGGTGGAACGACTGGTGCCGCGAGTTCTGGGACCGCTACGGCACGGGAGCGCTTGTCCCCGTCCTGGACGCGGTGCATCCCGATACGGGGATCGGTTGGCCGGCTGGCTTCCCGGGAAGCATGCTCGCCGAGCCCGAGGACACGGTCAGCCGCCGTGACCAGGAGCTGCTGCGCCTGGCCTGGGACACGATCACCGCCGGACGGCATGAACTCGTGCTCACCGACTCCCTCATCGCCGCGATCACAGCGGACAGGCCGGTGGACCCACGGTGGATTCCGCCGCACGTCGAGCTGGGCGCCCGTATCCACGCCGCCGACGTCGAGGCGCTGGCGGCCGGGGACTACACGTTCGGCGTTCATCCCGCGTGGGCGTTCGGCACGCTGACCTGCCGGTTCGGCTCCGCCGTGGGCCGTGCCGGCCTGGACACCGTCTTCGCCGCCGCGCCGGCGGCTGTCGAGGGCGCGCTGCCGGTCCAGCTGTCCTTCCCGCCGCTGTTTCCGCACTCGGAGAACGTCTCCCGGGTTCCCCGCTGGCTGCCCCAGGTGCTGCCGGTCGGTGAGCACCGGGGAGACGAGTCGACCGTGATCCGCCTGGACGATCTCGGGATCGTCGCGGTGGCCGACGGGCTGCACCTGGTCAGCATCTCGCGGCGCCAGGTCGTGGAACCGCAGATCTTCCACGCGCTCGCGCTGCGTAAGCAGGCCCCGCCGCTGGCACGGTTCCTCGCCACGCTGACCCGTGGCTTTCTCGCCCGTTTCACCGAGTTCGACTGGGGACCGCTGGCCGCCGGCATCCCCTACACGCCTCGGGTGCGTTACCGGCGCGCAATCCTGTCACCCGCGACGTGGTGGATCAGCGCCGCAGACCACGCCGCGCTACGCGCCGATGGCCACCGCTGGGAGGAAGCATTCGCCCAATGGCGGCAGCGAGGGACCTGCCCGGACATCGTGGAGCTCCATGACGACCACCGGTCACTGCGCCTGGATCTCACTGTGGACGCACATCTGGCGATCTTGCGTGAACACCTGGACAAACACGGCCGCGCGACGCTGACCGAGACCGACTCCGTCGAGGACACGGGATGGATCGGCGGCCACGTCCACGAGATCGTCCTGCCGTTCGTCCGCGCTGTGCCGGCGACACCGAACCTCGTCACCGGCGCTCTACCGCTCGTGACCAACGCGAACGCCGCACACCGGCCGGCCTCGCCGGATGGCTCCTGGCTCTACGCGCAGGTCTTCACCCATCCCGAACGTCTCGACGACATCCTCCGGACGCACCTGCCCCGGCTGATTGACCTGATCGACGGAGACCGGTCGTACTGGTTCGCCCGCTACCGCAGCGTCCGTGAGACCGACCATCTGCGGCTGCGGATCCGCACCACCGGCCAGGAGGGGTACGCCGCAGTGGCCTGTGCAGTCGGCAAGTGGGGGCAGCAGCTCTGCGACGCGGGCGCCGCGTCCCGGCTGACCCTGGCGACCTACCATCCTGAAATCGGCCGTTACGGTAGTGGGACGGCGATGGACGCCGCCGAAGCGGTATTCGCGGCCGACTCGCACGCGGTCGCGACCGCACTCCAGGTCCCGACGCCTCTCGCCGTCCATCCGATGGCGCTCGCGGCCATCGGCATGGTGGAGATCGCCGACGGATTCCACGCCGACCCCGTCCACGCGAACGCCTGGCTGCTGGAGCACCTCGCCGCCAAAGCCACGCCTGGCGCGGATCGGGCCGTCACCGAGCAGGTCACCCGCTGGGCAGCCAGCAGGACTCCGCCGGGCGACGCATCCCTTCCCGCCGCCCTCGTGCAGACGTGGCAGGCTCGCCGGGAAGCGTTGACCCGCTATCGGCTCGCGCTCCCCGGGAACGCCGATGTCGATCAGATTCTGTCGGCGCTCCTGCACATGCACCACAACCGCGCCAGGCTCATCGATCGCGCCGACGAGGCCATCTGCCGGCGCCTGGCCCGGCAGATCGCCCTCACCCGGCGCGCACACATCACGGCGGACAGCACGTGAGTACGCTGCCCCGTTTCCCCCCGGTCCCGGCCTCTGGCGATGCGGAATCGGCGCACTGGGCCCAGTCCCTCGGCGACGGGGCACCAGGGATCGCACTGGCGCATATCGTCCGTGCCCGCGCCGGCCT
This genomic interval from Parafrankia irregularis contains the following:
- a CDS encoding tetratricopeptide repeat protein, which codes for QILGDDHPETLRSANNLASDLHALGEYEAARHLNEDTLRRLRQILGDNHPNTLRSANNLANTLNQLGDYQAAREWLEFAQGHHT
- a CDS encoding FxLD family lanthipeptide — translated: MTMTLGGSASAVLERTEAPPLGLLDEFQLDVQVTVEAAPGYTMRACDTSDTCGSTCASACASD
- a CDS encoding lantibiotic dehydratase — translated: MVDVELPLYRHAGGAMLRAAVLPLSQQPEDWPTLSDPDSCRSWLRAAWTLPGFADAIRYASGSFAAQVESVLDDDEAAGGKQVRRVTSAVVRYLLRSLGRPTPFGLFAGVAGVRIGEGVRAYRGSAHRLVLRADTLWLDDVVEQLERLPDLLTHLDVVVCDLLVERGDRIEMPRGPGRVTVRNTAVMRLVRDLAAKPIPFHLLLDQVALAFPAAPAADVRRVLGDLVAQGILITGLRAPMTVSDPLAHVIAAVERAMVGDGEATAAMLGDLRAAQQLIRTHNDDHTKPSTQARLREEASERMRRLSPAGRTSLAGDLHLDCDIAVPTDLADEMAHAAGALLRLTRQPRPDQGWNDWCREFWDRYGTGALVPVLDAVHPDTGIGWPAGFPGSMLAEPEDTVSRRDQELLRLAWDTITAGRHELVLTDSLIAAITADRPVDPRWIPPHVELGARIHAADVEALAAGDYTFGVHPAWAFGTLTCRFGSAVGRAGLDTVFAAAPAAVEGALPVQLSFPPLFPHSENVSRVPRWLPQVLPVGEHRGDESTVIRLDDLGIVAVADGLHLVSISRRQVVEPQIFHALALRKQAPPLARFLATLTRGFLARFTEFDWGPLAAGIPYTPRVRYRRAILSPATWWISAADHAALRADGHRWEEAFAQWRQRGTCPDIVELHDDHRSLRLDLTVDAHLAILREHLDKHGRATLTETDSVEDTGWIGGHVHEIVLPFVRAVPATPNLVTGALPLVTNANAAHRPASPDGSWLYAQVFTHPERLDDILRTHLPRLIDLIDGDRSYWFARYRSVRETDHLRLRIRTTGQEGYAAVACAVGKWGQQLCDAGAASRLTLATYHPEIGRYGSGTAMDAAEAVFAADSHAVATALQVPTPLAVHPMALAAIGMVEIADGFHADPVHANAWLLEHLAAKATPGADRAVTEQVTRWAASRTPPGDASLPAALVQTWQARREALTRYRLALPGNADVDQILSALLHMHHNRARLIDRADEAICRRLARQIALTRRAHITADST